In the genome of Zonotrichia albicollis isolate bZonAlb1 chromosome 24, bZonAlb1.hap1, whole genome shotgun sequence, one region contains:
- the LOC141731639 gene encoding olfactory receptor 14J1-like, whose protein sequence is MSNSSSIRHFLLLPLADTRQLRLLHFCFLLGISLAALLGNGLIISAVACSHHLHTPMFFFLLNLALSDLGSICTTVPKAMHNSLWDTRNISYTGCAAQVFFFVFCGITDYFLLTIMCYDRYVSICKPLHYGTLLDSRACAHMAAAAWASGFLYSLLHTANTFSLPLCHGNALGQFFCEIPQILKLACSKSHLRELGLLVFSICFGFGCFVFIVFSYVQIFRAVLRIPSEQGRNKAFSTCLPHLAVVSLFFCTAIFAYLKPPSMSSPSLDLALSVLYSVVPPALNPLIYSMRNQELKAAVCRLMTGSFQKN, encoded by the coding sequence atgtccaacagcagctccatcaggcacttcctcctgctgccattggcagacacgcggcagctgcggctcctgcacttctgcttcttgctgggcatctccctggctgccctcctgggcaacggcctcatcatcagcgccgtagcctgcagccaccacctgcacacgcccatgttcttcttcctgctcaacctggccctctctgacctgggctccatctgcaccactgtccccaaagccatgcacaattccctctgggacaccaggaacatctcctacacaggatgtgctgcacaggtctTCTTTTTTGTGTTCTGTGGTATAACAGATTatttcctcctgaccatcatgtgctacgaccgctacgtgtccatctgcaaacccctgcactacgggaccctcctggacagcagagcttgtgcccacatggcagcagctgcctgggccagtggctttctctattcactgttgcacacagccaatacattttccctgcccctgtgccatggcaatgccctgggccagttcttctgtgaaatcccacagatcctcaagctcgcCTGCTCCAAATCCCACCTCAGAGAGCTGGGGCTCCTTGTGTTTTCcatctgttttggttttggttgttttgtgttcattgttttctcctatgtgcagatattcagagctgtgctgaggatcccctctgagcagggacggaacaaagccttttccacctgcctccctcacctggccgtggtctccctgttcttTTGCACTGCCAtatttgcctacctgaagcccccctccatgtcctccccatccctggatctggccctgtcagttctgtactcggtagtgcctccagccctgaaccccctcatttACAGCATGAGGAatcaggagctcaaggctgcagtgtgcagactgatgactggatcctttcaaaaaaattaa